DNA from Rhinatrema bivittatum chromosome 1, aRhiBiv1.1, whole genome shotgun sequence:
TGTTCTGAAGGCACTGTGATAGAGGACACTTGCTGAGATGACTGGGCCCAAGTAATTCTGAATGAAACCAAGGGAAAAAGAGACACAAGAAAAAAACTACTCCTATATCACCTCCTGAAATATCCCAGCCTCTCAGAGTAGGCTAGCTTTTATATTGAGTACCAAGTACAGCCTTTAGTAAGAGAAAGACTGGCTGAATTTCAATGTCAGCAGATACACCTTCAGAGGTAAGTGTGTGCAGAAGATGCATCCAGATGTTTGCCAGTCTTTAGGCAGACTGATTGCCTAGTAACTAACCATCCAAAAGTTAAAATTACCACTCTGCTGAAAGTTTCTCCACCCTGCTGTCCTATGCTTCCCAAGACTGGTACaccctgtcctgggcatcctgaAGTTTCTGGTTGGCACGAGAGAACATGTTATTTCAATATTTACCAGATCAATAGTGTGGAGATGCTGAGAGATGGCTTCCTGGCTCCTATGTTTAGCCTCTTTCACTCTGGTGAAGGCCTGCTCATAAGCTTGCCCGTGAACCTTGGAAGACAGTGACCTCAGTCTAATGTAATAACTTGGCTTCTGGGTTCCAGTCCTAGAAGGTTCTTTggctaagaaagaaagaaaagcaggcGGTAAATACCTGGTTCCAGATCTTGATGGAAGTAAGATAGACACAAAGACAATTTAAGCATTTGACATTGCCTTTGAGTTTGTCATAGTGGCTACCAAATTGGTTGTGTTAGAGGTCATAAAAGCCAAATTGTCCCTAGAAAGCATTAAGGCATATTTTAGCCTGATATGTGGATTGCATTCTAAATAGGAACCACAAGGAAAAACCAAATGTTTACAGAAGCTTCATAAGTTCTGGTCTCCTTACCTTCTTCAGTCAGTGGGAGATAGTGATCCACAAGAGCCTCTATCTTTGTCAGAGCTGCATCTACCCCAGTGCTCACCACCTGTACCATGTGGCTTCCCAGAACAGAGTTGATGCTGCCAGTCACAACAGCTTTAGTCATTTCCATGCTCTCCTGCACAGCTCCCTTGGTCTTGTCCACAACACCAGTGATTGTATGGGCAACAGTGTCCTTGGCACCTGTCACAGCTTCTTTAACATTAACCACAAGCTACATGAAGAGAAACATGTAGAATTAGTACTATTGTCACTCAGCTACATTCTcaaattaaccaaaaaaaaaagttaatagtATCTGATCCAAGCTCAGGAATCATGATCATACCAAGAATGAATGCCCTTGGCCTGTTAGCATGACTCTGGACAAGTTAAACTGCTCATTTCAAAAAGTCAGTCCACTGCTTGTACCTAATCTTTCTAGCCACTATCTTCCTTGTCCCAACTCCTAATTGAGTCTGTGGCCATTTCTTCTATTGTTCCCTAGAGAAGAGCCAGCATCTTGTTCACTTAACCTCTTACCATGAGTGGGAAATTGCCTGAACCAGTGCAAACAGTTCTTGATGTATACTAGAAGACAGTACATTCTGATCAGATTTCCAGCTATATGAAACAGGGATCCATGCAAGTTATGGACACTTTAAGGCTTTACTAGTTGTAACATCCTGCTAGGGCTCTAGAACTTCAGTTTCCAAATATCTGCAGTGTAAGTGTTCAAGTTTAAGCTACACACAGGTGACTTCTAAGATCAGTGcacaaatatttaaatgaaggcAGGGGAAGTTGCCTCACCTTATCAGTTGGCTGGTGGAGGATAGGCAGCTTCTCTTCAATTTTGTCTAGGCTTATGCAGGCACAGTTATTGGCAAGAGCAACTACAAAAGCAAGATAGAAAGCTGTTACCCTGCCTAGTAAAGATTTAAGAGAAACACAAAACAGATTATGCAGGAATACAAGGTTTGTGAATGAATGCTTATGACACTAAAAGCCCAAATGATGGATTGCCAGTGGCAGAGTACTTACCAGTGGTCCTGGTGTAAATAAATTgtaggctccccccccccaagacaccaCTTAATCTCTACCCCTTTACCAAAAGGCAGGTGctgacaacagcagcagcaagggCCCAAGATGGAGTCTCCTCCATTATAGGGTGGAGGCCTGGTAGGACTCCAGCCAGAGAGGCCCAGTAATGGCTGAAGAGTCCCAGaagggcccctcccccccccccaatctccaggggacccaaaaaaaaaaaaaaaagaggaaaggaatTAGGATATTTAGTATGTGCAGTTTGGAAGGTTTAAGTTATTGGATGTTAgtcagctgtttttgaaatatttagtattttatgtttgattttgaGGAATGctaatgtttgtttttcccattgttgcactacagagtctggcttgctgtggtttccagtttagtttgtctgcacatttgcatttctactttatggtctatTCTGTATATTATTCAGTGTAATTAGaggatctacagcagcctgacttgttctgtttagAACTTTAGCTGCACAGTTTATACTGCAATTCTATATCATCTTATACAGGTAAATTGTCATTCCCATATAGGAGAGAGTTTATATTTGATGCtcaatggaaaataattttagTTTTACTAGTGTGGAAACTAGCTATAGGTTGCTTTGTTGCTTAGAAGGTCCTTCTGTTGAGATATTACAGACATACATGCCTAGCACAGCAGTGCAGCGTGCATATGAGGGCCCCCCAGGATCAAACAGGGTTATTTCCATGTCACAGATCAAAGGATGGCTTCCTGTTCACAGCTACATGGAAACATAACACAAAAACGATCTATGTCCAGTTCTTTGTGTtggaagggggaaagagggcTCTGGATCTTTTATGTAACCAATACCTCAGGCTGGCACACATTTTGGGCCCTAGTTCTAGCATGGAGTGTGAGAATCAGACTGCAACAGAATTAAGGGCCTGGTCAGAGAGTCCACAACAGCCGAGGCAAGCCTGAAAGCAATGCTGAAGCCAATGGATTTGAGTACACTACTAAAGTGCAAGTGGTGCCAGATGCATGAGCAGTATGGGGTGAGGACAGGACCCTAAGGAATGAGTGCAAGGTTCTAGCTATAGTAGATTTCCCTACAGCCACAGTAGGGCTAAGCAGGCTGAGGGTGACGTTTGAGCTCAGCATAGGAGGAAGGTGTGGTCCCAGAACATTAAGTTATGTTTAATTGGTCTTTAAAGATTACAAGGCACCTTGCTAGTGGCTCTGCTGCTGACTGCAAGCAAAGTCAGCCATGCTCCAGGATTCTCTTTCCAGCATCTGAAGGAACTgtattatggggggggggggggggcgcgggcgCAGGAAGctaccaggttaaaaaaaaaacccacacaaaaacAAACCTGATGATGCTGAATGCTACCTGTCTCTGTACAGAGCTAAAAAGGAGTTTggaaagaagtttgaaagtaatAGTTTAGTTTAAAGTTCTATTTAGTCAAATATTGACCATACTATGATCTAATGTCAAACAAGACCAGACATTAAGTTTGCACCTAGAATATGCATGTTATTGCTAAAGTTACTTACACAGAGTGCTTTAAGTCACAAGCAGATCTTAAGAGACATGTTTGGGCTGAATGACCAGTTCTAGCTAGGTACTGTGTGCTAGATATCACCATTTGCTTTGCTTTACAAGTAGGATGGAAAACAAAATTCCTAATCATGTGTTCAAATAAATATCCCTTACTTTGTGGTTCCAGTTTCTGGATAATGGGCTTTGCGCTTGACAAAGCCACAGCTGTGATTGTCTTCACCCCTTTCTCTGCCACCTCACAGACAGACTTCAGGTATGGATGGTTCTCTTTTGTGCTGATGTAAGCGGATGACACCAGGTCACAGGTAGAGCTCACCAGGGGCAGGTTAGCCACCCTCACCACCACACTCTGGAGCAAAACATTTAACAAGAATTAGCAAACATAGCCATAGCAGAATAATAGTAAATTAGAGAGGCAGCAAAGACTTCTCATGCATACCTGTTGTGGTCCAGCTGCTACTGAAGCCATCTTGTCTTTAAAGCCTTTAAGAGAGAAGTGACATTAccttccattttctttttaaaaatcagctaggctaaaatataattttttcaaCTGCATGCCAGAATTTGAAGTTCACCACCTTCTGCCAAAGCAGTTTAGAGGACATCATATCTGCACCACCCCTTAATAGATCTAGTACAGTAGATTCAAGGTGGTAAGTGATCAACAAAATTTAGGTTAAACATGATCTACtggagaaaattaaattaaacccACTTGCTACCCTATAGGTTTACATCAGGAACTAGGCTAACAGTTACACACCTATGTTAGAGTGCTAGAATAATATGCATAGTTAGGTTCACCTGGTTCTACTTTTATTTACCAGTCCTTTCTCTAATTGACATAGCCACTAAATAGCAATGCTACCAAACCTTACTGGTAGCTTTCAGTCTCATTCACTcactgaagggagggagggagaagccaTGCCCTTTCCATTTAGAaggtttaaagttttttttttttttttaaaacactgtggcaatcaatcaagaagtAGATAAGACCAAAGATTTAGATCTTAAACTATAGTTTTAAAAGGAATCAGGAGAGAGTAAATGACCAAACAAGACTTCAGTTCCACTTGAAAGTGATAGAAAGAGGAACAGCTCCTCCCAGCTCAGAACTACTTAGTTACCAGCAAGTCTCATTTGCCAGATAACAATTTCTACTTATTAGCATAGTTCCATCTAAGCTGATCAGGTGAGTGATTGCTCATATTTCAGAGCATTGAACACAGGTTTTAGATAGTCACTCAAGTTTTACAGTACTAATGCTttaaaaacaccccccccccccaaaaaaaaaacaaaacccacaaaaaaacaaacctgttggGTTAAAATAAAAGTTACTTATACACAAAACTTCTCCCCCAGTCACAccttggagggagcattgctGATTAGtagtagaaaaaaaacaaaaaaaacacgaCGACAGAGGTAGAGAGCATTTAAGATGCAACTTGGTTAAGGAGCAGTAGCATTCAAGCTGTAGCTAGGGTGTATGCTATATATTAGCAACATGGACCAAGTAAACAGGCAGCATGTGCATAGGCAAACTGGCATTTTCTACTCACATCTACACTGTTACTATGTGATCAAGCTGATGCTATCCAAgagattgaagaaaaaaaaaaaaaaagactcaagactcaAGACCCCCCTTGTTTACTAGTTTAGACCTTACACACAACtttttattctaaaaaaaaaaaaaaaaaaaaaaaaaaaaaaaaaaaaagaggtttgagGTCCCACCAGCCATGAAGTGATAGCATAAGCACATTATAGGCTTGTTAGTTTTGTATCCCTAGAAAATGAGAACTTAGTACGTCTGGTCTGTGAATGCCACTTATAGGGTTAGGCTGATACAGACTCGATAGCTTGAGTACAGAATATGCTTTTATATTCTAAGTTCTCCAATTAGACACCACACACACGATGCACTTGAGAACTGGCTCCTGGTACCAGCTCAg
Protein-coding regions in this window:
- the LOC115094184 gene encoding perilipin-2-like — its product is MASVAAGPQQSVVVRVANLPLVSSTCDLVSSAYISTKENHPYLKSVCEVAEKGVKTITAVALSSAKPIIQKLEPQIALANNCACISLDKIEEKLPILHQPTDKLVVNVKEAVTGAKDTVAHTITGVVDKTKGAVQESMEMTKAVVTGSINSVLGSHMVQVVSTGVDAALTKIEALVDHYLPLTEEAKEPSRTGTQKPSYYIRLRSLSSKVHGQAYEQAFTRVKEAKHRSQEAISQHLHTIDLYIPSCALAIQNMARQLQTNCLTLVSSIQGLPSTLAAWLETSTEHTLPPSGTCLISSSSQQRTAEENEGVLG